A DNA window from Coffea arabica cultivar ET-39 chromosome 6c, Coffea Arabica ET-39 HiFi, whole genome shotgun sequence contains the following coding sequences:
- the LOC113691985 gene encoding nuclear transcription factor Y subunit A-6 isoform X3 translates to MYQKLKRTSWNNQCLTIRRLLLDQNSAQELLKFSSIASPTMSEHLIPVTQLKLENGMRGKSDSGNRFLLSDDSLEVHPDLQSMHDSRLALPLELAEEPVYVNAKQYHGILRRRQLRAKAELENKVAKARKPYLHESRHLHAMRRARGCGGRFLSKKNVDKSDSRAASKKSIDFNATPTEMKDSLGSQHPFSSTSQKSCNEVKGFLLQEMQNTNTFEWGYQYHCKTQ, encoded by the exons ATGTACCAAAAGTTAAAGCGAACGTCTTGGAACAACCAATGTCTTACCATTCGAAGGCTCCTCTTGG ACCAAAATAGTGCACAAGAACTTCTCAAATTCTCAAGTATAGCTTCTCCGACGATGAGCGAACATCTAATACCAGTTACTCAACTGAAACTT gaAAATGGCATGCGTGGAAAAAGTGATTCTGGCAACCGTTTCCTGCTTTCAGATGACAGTTTAGAG GTGCATCCAGACTTGCAAAGTATGCACGACTCTAGGTTGGCATTGCCTCTTGAATTGGCGGAGGAACCAGTGTATGTGAACGCGAAACAATACCATGGGATTTTAAGGCGAAGACAACTGCGTGCAAAGGCTGAGTTGGAAAATAAGGTGGCGAAAGCTAGAAAG CCGTATCTTCATGAATCTCGACACTTGCATGCTATGAGAAGAGCCAGAGGTTGCGGAGGCAGGTTCCTGAGCAAAAAGAATGTTGATAAATCAGATAGCCGTGCTGCTTCCAAGAAGAGCATCGATTTTAATGCTACGCCCACAGAGATGAAGGATTCACTTGGTTCTCAGCATCCCTTTTCCAGCACTTCTCAGAAGAGCTGTAACGAAGTGAAGGGGTTTCTGCTCCAAGAAATGCAGAACACAAACACTTTTGAATGGGGATATCAATACCATTGTAAAACTCAATAA